Proteins from one Leptonema illini DSM 21528 genomic window:
- a CDS encoding DNA alkylation repair protein produces the protein MTDIQSRLISLGDPAIARHSQRFFKTGPGEYGEGDRFRGIRVPQIRAVAKEFRHAAVADVIKLLESQYHEDRLCALFMLVHLYKKGDAALQKKIYDLYLKSTDHINNWDLVDSSAEHIVGAYLFEKSRKPLYTLAKSRSLWERRISIMATFHFIRRNDFDDTLRLSDLLLHDKEDLIHKAVGWMLREIGNRNQRVAEEFLQTRYARMPRTMLRYAIEKYSDGRRRQYLSGEI, from the coding sequence GTGACAGATATTCAAAGCCGACTGATCTCACTGGGCGATCCGGCCATCGCCCGGCATTCACAGAGGTTCTTTAAGACTGGCCCGGGCGAATACGGTGAGGGGGATCGCTTTCGCGGTATTCGCGTTCCGCAGATACGCGCCGTGGCGAAGGAGTTCAGGCATGCCGCGGTTGCCGATGTCATCAAACTGCTTGAATCGCAGTACCACGAGGATCGACTCTGCGCCCTCTTCATGCTTGTGCATCTTTATAAGAAGGGCGATGCTGCTTTGCAGAAGAAGATCTATGATCTCTATTTGAAGAGTACCGACCATATCAATAACTGGGATCTTGTCGATTCTTCAGCCGAACATATCGTCGGCGCCTATCTTTTTGAAAAAAGTCGTAAACCGCTTTACACGCTTGCAAAGTCTCGATCGCTCTGGGAACGTCGCATCTCCATCATGGCTACGTTTCATTTTATTCGCAGGAATGATTTTGATGACACGCTGCGTCTTTCTGATCTTCTTTTGCATGATAAAGAGGATCTGATCCATAAAGCGGTCGGATGGATGCTGCGTGAGATCGGGAATCGAAATCAGAGAGTCGCCGAGGAATTCTTACAGACTCGTTACGCACGCATGCCGAGAACGATGCTGCGTTATGCGATTGAAAAATACTCCGATGGCCGGCGCAGGCAGTATCTGAGCGGCGAAATATAA
- a CDS encoding adenylate/guanylate cyclase domain-containing protein, whose amino-acid sequence MQTQANPYQDAIMETMRQRIRSLFLLEQERSEKLVVYIRLGIMALYAVGGLGVRKEIPAHSLQAILIAASIGTALSFVVFFLLKKGLFTEKLKYYTTTADIVIFLTTLWQFGTFRTFKSEAFLVLFLWIAIAAMRFSVKLTIYAGTLASLGYMLLIVLALSLGTIQTGTVTEHFTSEKVSLGNLGLRVLFVTALFVVSAYIAKIYEGLILRAAEREIAAEREVQEKEKVKDTFSRYVTHQVAEKILQEGISMSGERRRATVLFCDIRNFTRMSEHMEPEEVVSFLNEYLTAMVDVIFEYGGTLDKFVGDEIMAVFGAPVSTGRDEENAVLAALRMKEQLRELNERRQKQGHAAIQFGIGIHTGEVVAGNIGSDKRMEYTVIGQAVNIASRIEALNKHLSTDILITQETFDAVSSMIRAEKQPPVQVKGVEKPIQTYLVRDLAKAG is encoded by the coding sequence ATGCAGACTCAAGCAAATCCGTATCAGGATGCGATCATGGAGACGATGCGCCAGCGCATTCGCTCCCTCTTTCTTCTCGAACAGGAACGCAGCGAAAAGCTCGTCGTTTATATCAGGCTCGGCATCATGGCGCTCTATGCAGTCGGCGGCCTCGGAGTGCGCAAAGAGATCCCCGCTCATTCGCTTCAGGCGATTCTGATCGCCGCAAGTATCGGAACGGCTCTTAGCTTCGTCGTCTTCTTCTTATTGAAGAAGGGGCTTTTCACCGAGAAGCTCAAATACTATACGACGACGGCCGACATCGTGATCTTTCTCACGACGCTGTGGCAGTTCGGCACCTTTCGCACATTCAAGTCCGAGGCCTTCCTGGTGCTTTTTCTGTGGATCGCCATCGCCGCCATGCGCTTCTCTGTAAAGCTGACGATCTACGCCGGAACGCTTGCCTCGCTCGGTTATATGCTGCTCATCGTTCTTGCGCTGTCGCTTGGAACGATTCAGACCGGAACGGTGACAGAGCATTTCACTTCAGAGAAGGTCAGCCTCGGTAACCTCGGTCTTCGCGTTCTCTTCGTTACGGCGCTCTTTGTCGTCTCGGCCTATATCGCGAAAATCTATGAAGGACTGATCCTTCGCGCGGCCGAGAGGGAGATCGCCGCCGAACGCGAAGTCCAGGAAAAAGAAAAAGTAAAGGATACGTTCTCGCGCTATGTGACGCATCAGGTTGCCGAAAAGATCTTGCAGGAAGGCATCTCGATGAGCGGAGAGCGTCGTCGCGCCACCGTACTCTTCTGCGATATTCGCAATTTCACGCGCATGAGCGAGCACATGGAGCCTGAAGAGGTCGTCTCTTTCCTGAACGAATATCTGACCGCCATGGTCGACGTTATCTTTGAATATGGCGGCACGCTCGACAAGTTCGTCGGCGATGAGATCATGGCCGTCTTCGGCGCTCCCGTATCGACGGGCCGCGATGAAGAGAATGCGGTGCTCGCCGCACTGCGCATGAAAGAACAGCTTCGCGAACTGAACGAGCGCAGACAGAAGCAGGGTCACGCTGCGATTCAATTCGGCATCGGCATTCACACGGGAGAGGTCGTCGCCGGCAACATCGGTTCAGACAAACGCATGGAATATACCGTCATCGGTCAGGCGGTTAACATCGCCTCGCGCATCGAGGCGTTGAACAAGCATCTGTCGACCGACATCCTGATCACGCAGGAGACCTTCGACGCCGTATCTTCTATGATACGGGCGGAAAAGCAGCCTCCGGTTCAGGTAAAAGGTGTCGAAAAACCGATCCAGACCTATCTCGTCAGAGATCTTGCCAAAGCGGGATGA
- a CDS encoding NADase-type glycan-binding domain-containing protein encodes MNRISAFIVSLLLFVLHAPSLLAQGYEGSACTKQNAELKRQLSSLRSGGPSSLSLHWAFLYGAEMFSSSYLKAEGAAPVLTKAEREDPLVGTERYDAWTCMYSAYRAQDNDTKTAWSEGVPGAGIGELLMVPIGTAKQARIWIGFGKTTELFKRNNRPKRVRLTILQAYGGGATQMGMAYSGLKYLASTEVDLADTNGWQTIALPDAPATGVPEHLIWARLLVIEILDVYKGTHYDDTLISEVQPVENSDG; translated from the coding sequence ATGAATCGAATCTCAGCATTTATCGTTTCTCTTCTGCTCTTTGTTCTGCATGCCCCTTCATTACTTGCGCAGGGCTACGAAGGCAGCGCATGCACGAAACAGAATGCCGAACTGAAAAGGCAGCTTTCGTCGCTTCGGTCCGGAGGCCCGTCGTCCTTATCCCTTCACTGGGCCTTTTTATATGGCGCTGAGATGTTTTCGTCCTCCTATCTGAAAGCCGAAGGAGCGGCTCCCGTTCTCACAAAGGCGGAGCGCGAAGATCCTCTTGTGGGGACGGAGCGCTATGATGCCTGGACCTGCATGTACTCGGCCTACAGGGCGCAGGATAACGATACAAAGACGGCCTGGTCTGAAGGAGTGCCAGGGGCCGGCATCGGCGAGCTGCTTATGGTTCCGATCGGCACAGCAAAACAGGCGCGCATCTGGATCGGGTTCGGCAAGACAACCGAGCTTTTCAAGAGAAACAATCGCCCGAAGCGCGTGCGGCTAACGATTCTCCAGGCGTATGGCGGCGGGGCGACGCAGATGGGCATGGCATATTCCGGCCTCAAATACCTGGCATCGACGGAAGTCGATCTGGCTGACACAAACGGCTGGCAGACCATCGCCCTTCCAGATGCGCCGGCTACCGGAGTGCCGGAGCATCTGATATGGGCGCGGCTTCTTGTCATCGAAATCCTTGATGTTTACAAAGGCACGCACTACGACGATACGCTGATCTCTGAAGTGCAGCCGGTCGAGAATTCCGACGGATAA
- a CDS encoding DUF58 domain-containing protein, which produces MIRGDTERLLREIRELEFRSRKNVTGFLPGNYATTYTGSGLSFREARKYLAGDPVRHIDWNMTARLGEPFVRTFHEEREREIFLAIDVSPSMYTGYQTRNKIETAIEVAATLALSAVKQRDRLGYLLFSDSVHRIHPPRPGKAQLHRLLSDLVQYSTVTEPSGSTDPRVAIHAIEALRGRRFVIFLISDFIDHDVPDDLRFVRRRHDVSLLHIYDPIEFGDTMKADPDLLLPVFAPEGGRRAMMKPSLMKEHTLAATRSVLEEGATKYRILVHSISTSDAVGPALGAFLHRKRSLV; this is translated from the coding sequence ATGATAAGAGGCGATACCGAACGACTGCTTCGCGAGATACGTGAGCTGGAGTTCCGTTCGCGCAAGAACGTAACGGGATTCCTTCCGGGTAACTATGCGACGACGTATACCGGGTCGGGCCTGAGCTTTCGCGAGGCGCGCAAGTATTTAGCGGGCGACCCGGTGCGTCATATCGACTGGAATATGACGGCCCGGCTGGGTGAGCCTTTTGTGCGCACCTTTCACGAAGAGCGGGAGCGCGAGATATTTCTCGCGATCGACGTCTCGCCCAGTATGTACACGGGCTACCAGACGCGAAACAAGATTGAAACGGCCATAGAGGTCGCCGCGACGCTTGCCCTTTCGGCCGTGAAGCAGCGCGATCGACTGGGCTATCTGCTCTTCTCGGATTCGGTCCATCGCATTCATCCGCCCCGACCCGGCAAGGCGCAGCTGCATCGCCTGCTTTCTGACCTTGTACAGTACAGCACCGTTACCGAGCCGTCGGGCAGTACCGATCCGCGCGTCGCCATTCACGCTATTGAAGCACTGCGCGGACGCCGCTTTGTCATCTTTCTCATTTCGGATTTCATCGATCATGACGTTCCCGACGATCTGCGCTTTGTGCGCCGCCGCCATGATGTGTCGTTGCTGCATATCTATGATCCGATCGAATTCGGCGATACGATGAAGGCCGACCCCGATCTGCTTTTGCCCGTTTTCGCGCCGGAGGGCGGAAGACGTGCGATGATGAAACCCTCTCTGATGAAAGAGCATACGCTCGCCGCAACTCGCTCCGTTCTGGAGGAGGGGGCGACGAAGTATCGTATCCTTGTTCATTCTATTTCGACGTCCGATGCCGTCGGCCCGGCACTGGGGGCGTTCTTGCATCGCAAGAGGTCTCTCGTATGA
- a CDS encoding slipin family protein produces MPLQTRIPRDRRGLLFKEGDYEKFLMPGTYFLMPGADLRLFDASQIFIPPGELSIFLEDAALAAQLDIVEVRQSEIALVFEDGVCKGVLLPGRHAYWKGVRQRSFRVFDRSHPRLPDDLDRHALRVPAVLEQIQVFSVQPFEKAALFIDRKFVEILGPGDFVFWKSALSVDVTKVDMRIQHVEIPSQELLTKDRVTLRINFVFQYRVVDEMRVLTEVKDLQTQLYILFQLALREYVGNLTLDEILQKKEEIGPFVLDRVKPELVSLGLESSQAGVKDVILPGEIRDIMNQVLIAEKRAQANVITRREETASTRNLLNTAKLMEENPLLFRLKELEYMERLTEKVSEINVNGGSRLLDQLRSILLSGQ; encoded by the coding sequence ATGCCACTACAAACTCGCATCCCCCGCGATCGTCGCGGACTATTATTCAAAGAGGGCGACTACGAGAAGTTCCTGATGCCCGGAACGTACTTTTTGATGCCCGGCGCCGATCTGCGTCTATTTGACGCGTCGCAGATCTTTATTCCGCCAGGGGAGTTATCCATCTTTCTTGAAGACGCCGCTCTTGCCGCGCAACTTGACATCGTCGAAGTCAGGCAGAGCGAGATCGCCCTTGTTTTCGAAGACGGAGTCTGCAAAGGTGTGCTTCTTCCCGGCAGACATGCGTATTGGAAGGGCGTGAGGCAGCGAAGCTTTCGCGTATTTGATCGCAGTCATCCGCGTCTTCCCGACGATCTCGATCGACATGCCCTTCGCGTACCGGCCGTACTCGAGCAGATTCAGGTTTTCTCGGTCCAGCCTTTTGAAAAGGCCGCCCTTTTCATCGACCGTAAATTCGTCGAGATTCTCGGCCCTGGAGACTTTGTTTTCTGGAAAAGCGCCCTTTCCGTCGATGTGACGAAGGTCGATATGAGGATTCAACATGTGGAGATCCCGTCGCAGGAGCTTCTGACGAAGGATCGTGTGACGCTTCGCATCAACTTCGTCTTTCAGTATCGCGTCGTCGACGAGATGCGTGTGTTAACCGAGGTGAAGGATCTGCAGACGCAGCTTTATATCCTGTTCCAGCTCGCCCTTCGCGAGTATGTGGGCAATCTTACGCTTGACGAGATTTTGCAGAAGAAAGAAGAGATCGGTCCGTTTGTCCTCGATCGTGTAAAACCCGAGCTTGTATCGCTTGGCCTCGAATCGAGCCAGGCCGGAGTCAAAGATGTCATTCTGCCCGGTGAGATTCGCGACATCATGAATCAGGTGCTGATCGCCGAGAAGCGGGCGCAGGCGAACGTCATCACGCGTCGCGAAGAGACGGCGTCGACGCGGAATCTGCTGAATACGGCGAAGCTAATGGAAGAGAATCCGCTTCTCTTTCGCCTGAAAGAGCTCGAATACATGGAACGCCTGACAGAAAAGGTCAGCGAGATCAACGTGAACGGCGGATCGCGCCTTCTCGATCAGCTGCGATCGATCCTGCTCTCCGGGCAGTAA
- a CDS encoding TPR end-of-group domain-containing protein: protein MKWPYRPILLLTLLITTACKPSDPEQARPTIPAELASLNADQLNAKAMEFHKTGNYEESARHFEYATIRDSQYYKGYFNMACAYSLLKQEGPALKALNRALALNPAWVQANLNDADLAWLRSQPGFAEIVSAGEGSVVGSKICRLPPGPHDTKYYRIRLDEGGRISGEGSISGATGMLEFTDGQWREQGDSIQLQLRFEGMRSEPGDGGAKQVKTSESIELAVPVARLKQAGECYEVE from the coding sequence ATGAAATGGCCCTATAGACCCATCCTGCTGCTGACCCTTCTCATAACGACGGCATGCAAGCCTTCCGATCCGGAGCAGGCAAGACCGACGATTCCGGCCGAGCTGGCCTCGCTTAACGCCGATCAACTGAACGCGAAGGCGATGGAATTCCATAAGACGGGAAACTACGAAGAATCGGCCCGTCACTTTGAGTATGCCACGATTCGAGATTCGCAGTATTACAAGGGTTACTTCAATATGGCCTGCGCCTATTCCCTATTGAAGCAAGAAGGACCGGCCCTCAAGGCGTTGAACAGGGCCCTTGCTTTGAATCCTGCATGGGTGCAGGCGAATCTGAACGACGCCGATCTTGCCTGGCTGCGATCACAACCGGGCTTTGCCGAGATCGTCAGCGCTGGTGAAGGCTCGGTCGTGGGCAGTAAGATCTGCCGTCTTCCGCCCGGTCCGCACGATACAAAATACTACAGGATTCGACTCGATGAAGGCGGCAGGATAAGCGGCGAGGGCTCAATCAGCGGGGCGACAGGCATGCTTGAGTTTACGGACGGACAGTGGAGGGAACAGGGCGACTCCATCCAGCTTCAACTGCGATTCGAAGGAATGCGAAGCGAACCGGGTGATGGAGGTGCAAAGCAGGTGAAGACCTCTGAGAGCATCGAGTTAGCCGTGCCTGTCGCTCGTTTGAAGCAGGCCGGCGAATGTTACGAGGTGGAGTGA
- a CDS encoding SH3 domain-containing protein produces MLKKSAGSIVLFILSATSLFADEQLCIAGDAVRLRAEPSTDAPVLREYYYGHRIFKAEPVSAPLVIGGKEGRWMKIENKVCALNCIDESGFLFSGFLRPCSETEEDLRRRMLDTSIPLEKRLAFRRLSILLYDADNPAPSVSARLLPGGKSGRQGFDSMTCYIGCLPTTYNWQVKGGRLIVDVETTEMDYNPPVEGDATAQKSVRFRCEYKGIEYRDYGLRLVQARAHDPRCVAIVD; encoded by the coding sequence ATGCTGAAAAAAAGCGCTGGCTCTATTGTGTTATTCATTCTCTCTGCGACCTCGCTCTTCGCCGACGAGCAGCTCTGCATTGCCGGTGATGCCGTCAGGTTGCGCGCCGAGCCTTCGACGGACGCCCCGGTTTTACGAGAGTATTACTACGGGCATCGCATCTTTAAGGCGGAGCCCGTATCGGCGCCTCTTGTCATTGGCGGCAAAGAGGGCCGCTGGATGAAAATCGAGAATAAGGTCTGCGCGCTTAACTGTATCGATGAGTCGGGTTTTCTCTTCAGCGGCTTCTTGAGACCCTGTAGCGAAACCGAAGAAGACCTGCGCCGTAGAATGCTCGATACGTCAATTCCTCTTGAAAAGCGACTGGCCTTTCGCAGGTTAAGCATCTTGCTGTATGACGCCGATAACCCGGCTCCGTCGGTCTCGGCCCGGCTTCTGCCCGGAGGCAAAAGCGGAAGGCAGGGTTTCGACTCCATGACATGCTACATCGGCTGCCTGCCCACGACCTATAACTGGCAGGTGAAAGGCGGACGTCTTATTGTCGATGTCGAGACGACTGAGATGGACTATAACCCTCCCGTTGAAGGAGATGCTACGGCACAGAAATCGGTTCGATTTCGGTGTGAATACAAAGGCATCGAGTACAGGGATTACGGTCTGAGGCTTGTTCAGGCGAGGGCACATGATCCGCGGTGTGTGGCGATAGTCGATTGA
- a CDS encoding SH3 domain-containing protein, which translates to MKMKKIGVLVLLAVMIAACSKGGNDATKSESVMYVDAGAGLRMRSSADTGAAVILTIPNGSQVAVLEIAEPQIEISGKTGRWTKVKYQGKEGWVFGGFLSQAKRGRDLAGSTFVETETAESCTPRTFAATTLIFEAGFRVKGVKDVGDAHGNFRSEVSGTYDVNDSEESVVVAWVQKETQEGDVGYPIGPKKTSQMNESETFSFCECDGFEALCGRYARYIGRKPVDGIDKSTLIGRKFVCDTDSNVSLTFISETKVRISSNECEGYMETLGDYSVAGSAIHLGPSTQESRFKLSKGTLIPEQEFISCGQCRNSIFR; encoded by the coding sequence ATGAAAATGAAAAAGATTGGCGTATTGGTTCTGCTGGCTGTGATGATCGCCGCATGCTCGAAAGGGGGTAACGATGCGACGAAGTCCGAGTCTGTCATGTATGTCGATGCAGGTGCCGGTCTGAGAATGCGAAGCTCGGCCGATACGGGCGCTGCCGTCATTCTGACGATACCGAACGGCTCACAGGTGGCGGTGCTTGAGATAGCGGAGCCTCAGATCGAGATTAGCGGAAAGACGGGCCGGTGGACGAAGGTAAAGTATCAGGGAAAAGAAGGCTGGGTGTTCGGCGGATTCTTGAGTCAAGCAAAGCGCGGCAGAGATCTGGCGGGCAGCACTTTCGTGGAGACGGAGACGGCGGAGAGTTGTACGCCCCGCACCTTTGCAGCAACAACACTGATCTTTGAAGCCGGTTTCCGCGTGAAAGGTGTAAAGGATGTCGGCGATGCACACGGTAACTTTCGCAGTGAAGTCTCGGGTACGTACGACGTCAATGATAGCGAAGAGAGCGTGGTCGTCGCCTGGGTGCAGAAGGAAACACAGGAAGGCGATGTAGGTTACCCGATCGGCCCCAAGAAAACATCCCAGATGAATGAGAGTGAGACGTTTTCATTCTGCGAATGTGATGGCTTCGAGGCTTTATGCGGCCGGTACGCTCGCTATATTGGCCGCAAGCCTGTTGATGGCATTGATAAGTCGACTCTCATCGGTCGCAAGTTTGTATGCGATACGGACTCTAATGTATCCCTGACGTTTATCTCAGAGACGAAGGTCAGGATATCTTCGAATGAGTGCGAAGGCTACATGGAGACTCTCGGCGATTACAGTGTTGCCGGTAGTGCCATTCACCTCGGGCCGTCAACACAGGAGTCCAGGTTTAAGCTTTCGAAGGGCACGCTGATTCCGGAGCAGGAATTCATCTCCTGCGGCCAGTGCAGAAACTCGATTTTCCGGTAA
- a CDS encoding SH3 domain-containing protein: MTARNDRNSRLRWTYFTGVMLLFFISVGCGRPGNAGMVVTAEGGLKMREAPDANARVLALVPNRALVEMVEQTGDETEIAGKKGRWTKIRFLDATGWAFGGFLSDAVSEDRKIDLHEVFRNGESITFVYEDTGTMNGTCTAYSWKLHADGSVSAENLHCTGFECGYNISNGRWAIADDSLTITATGTTPPDCFGFSQEQLDYRFDSFRKKDVHIANHTHKSFEILGPEKAK, from the coding sequence ATGACTGCCAGAAACGACCGGAATTCACGACTTCGATGGACATACTTCACAGGCGTCATGCTTCTGTTCTTTATATCCGTAGGATGTGGCCGGCCCGGTAATGCCGGGATGGTGGTCACTGCCGAAGGAGGCCTGAAGATGCGCGAGGCCCCCGATGCGAACGCCAGGGTGCTCGCCCTTGTTCCAAATCGTGCCCTGGTTGAGATGGTCGAGCAAACAGGCGACGAAACAGAGATTGCCGGCAAGAAGGGCCGCTGGACGAAGATTCGTTTTCTCGATGCAACGGGCTGGGCATTCGGCGGCTTTCTATCCGATGCTGTCTCAGAGGATCGAAAGATCGATCTGCATGAGGTCTTTCGGAACGGCGAGAGTATAACCTTCGTCTACGAAGATACGGGAACGATGAACGGCACCTGCACGGCCTATTCCTGGAAGCTGCATGCCGACGGAAGCGTCTCTGCGGAGAATCTACATTGCACCGGATTTGAATGCGGCTACAACATCTCAAACGGACGCTGGGCGATCGCCGATGACAGTCTGACCATCACGGCGACGGGCACGACTCCGCCCGATTGTTTCGGCTTTTCACAGGAACAGCTTGACTATCGCTTTGATTCCTTCCGAAAAAAAGACGTCCATATCGCGAATCACACGCATAAGTCGTTTGAGATTCTGGGGCCGGAGAAGGCGAAGTGA
- a CDS encoding AAA family ATPase — protein MAKKRSTDSEIEKVAEKLQLLKKEVHRGIVGQEDLIDGLLTGVLAGGHILIEGVPGLAKTRAVNLLARACKTSFRRIQFTPDLMPGDILGTRIYNQQKANFEIVLGPIFAGFLLADEINRAPAKVQSALLEAMQERQVTIGNQSHNLPEPFLVFATQNPVEQEGTYPLPEAQLDRFLLKVVVPYPEPHEEEEIVRMVIEETQLPDIEQVLTLAELKEMQELVRDVFVEDRIATYATALVKATRNPESFGLPLAPFIEYGASPRASIGLVLAARARAVIAGRASVLPDDVKTVAHNVLRHRIIRSYHAEAEGVKTDDLISKILGAVPVS, from the coding sequence GTGGCAAAGAAACGCAGTACTGACTCAGAAATCGAAAAGGTTGCAGAGAAGCTTCAACTCTTAAAAAAAGAGGTTCACCGCGGCATCGTCGGTCAGGAAGATCTGATCGACGGCCTGCTCACAGGCGTGCTTGCAGGCGGGCACATCCTCATTGAAGGAGTTCCTGGTCTCGCGAAAACAAGAGCGGTGAATCTTCTTGCCCGCGCCTGCAAGACGTCGTTTCGTCGCATCCAGTTCACTCCTGATCTGATGCCGGGCGATATTCTCGGCACGCGCATCTACAATCAACAGAAGGCAAACTTCGAGATCGTGCTCGGCCCGATCTTCGCAGGCTTTCTTCTTGCCGACGAGATTAACAGAGCGCCGGCGAAAGTCCAATCCGCTCTGCTTGAGGCGATGCAGGAGAGGCAGGTAACGATCGGCAATCAGAGCCATAATCTTCCCGAGCCTTTTCTCGTCTTTGCCACGCAGAATCCGGTAGAGCAGGAGGGAACGTATCCGCTTCCCGAGGCGCAGCTTGACCGCTTTCTTCTAAAAGTGGTCGTTCCGTATCCCGAGCCGCATGAAGAAGAAGAGATCGTGCGTATGGTGATCGAAGAGACGCAGTTACCCGACATTGAGCAGGTGCTAACTCTCGCCGAGCTGAAAGAGATGCAGGAGCTTGTGCGCGACGTCTTCGTCGAGGATCGCATTGCAACGTACGCGACGGCACTTGTTAAGGCTACGCGAAACCCTGAAAGCTTCGGACTGCCTCTTGCTCCGTTCATCGAATACGGGGCCTCTCCGCGAGCCTCGATCGGGCTCGTACTGGCGGCAAGGGCGAGGGCCGTCATCGCCGGGCGGGCCAGCGTTCTGCCCGACGACGTCAAGACTGTGGCGCATAACGTTCTGCGACATCGCATTATACGCAGCTATCATGCCGAGGCCGAAGGCGTAAAGACCGACGATCTTATCTCAAAGATACTTGGAGCGGTCCCCGTTTCATGA
- a CDS encoding WG repeat-containing protein — protein MHRAAITLLAAISLFLLSCRSYPELPNKSLAPRLYVIVDQLAVRGFPAPGAAVITHLKEGNEVRPTGRLSANTNRIELRGQPFDEHWIEVQLTDGRSGWIFGGGLASSYPPSEDTFPEHFGLNQNGKLVIYSVRREAAIQTAISIRSPFFPDLSSYDAMSGLALLKDMDFNGTGHRSIHYVDRNGKARIQFEDNTYHRISSQIGYENIYMPFREGFAFIGLRADRGAPMDAYLADNGMVSRFIDADGRTYLEFKGAWRSAGFYNGVAVLVKSAGVDSDRHILIVHRNGRIIDLPGVWPAFDDHRQLHFQEGLFPIQSGTRGCGRYAAERREGIRYIDAEGRVMVRAPRDAIIGRHFHENYAVITVPDDTPGDHIRERHILLERSGGTRSGDFYYPSDVREGHFTACTEVTIEPTLGSWVCKWNMYSRFSAHMEKKGRVNDYSEKQGCSQDLYEWSTGGMQPLYGYKSCSTDRVVIPAQFSSAGPFMNGYARVKLKEGQWALIDMTGRIRWQPER, from the coding sequence ATGCATCGAGCTGCAATAACTCTGCTTGCAGCGATCTCGCTTTTTCTACTGTCATGCCGAAGTTATCCAGAGCTGCCGAACAAAAGCCTGGCTCCCAGGCTCTATGTGATTGTCGATCAACTGGCGGTTCGCGGCTTTCCCGCTCCAGGCGCAGCCGTCATCACGCACCTGAAAGAGGGAAATGAGGTGAGGCCTACAGGCCGCCTTTCTGCAAACACAAACCGGATTGAGCTGCGCGGCCAGCCATTCGATGAACACTGGATAGAGGTGCAGCTTACAGACGGGCGATCTGGCTGGATCTTCGGGGGAGGTCTTGCGAGTAGTTATCCGCCGAGTGAGGACACATTCCCGGAGCATTTTGGGTTAAATCAGAACGGCAAGCTTGTTATTTACTCCGTGCGCAGGGAAGCGGCAATACAGACCGCGATCTCCATTCGATCGCCGTTTTTTCCGGATCTCTCTTCCTACGATGCTATGAGCGGCCTGGCCTTACTCAAGGACATGGATTTCAATGGCACCGGTCATCGCTCCATTCATTATGTGGATCGTAACGGAAAGGCGCGAATTCAATTTGAAGACAATACCTACCATCGCATTTCCAGCCAGATCGGTTATGAAAATATTTATATGCCCTTTCGCGAGGGATTTGCCTTCATCGGTTTGCGAGCGGATAGAGGGGCCCCGATGGACGCTTATCTTGCCGACAACGGAATGGTAAGTCGGTTTATAGATGCTGACGGTCGTACGTACCTGGAATTCAAAGGCGCGTGGCGTTCAGCTGGCTTTTACAATGGCGTGGCCGTGCTGGTAAAAAGCGCGGGAGTGGATAGTGACAGGCATATTCTTATCGTCCATCGCAACGGCAGGATTATCGATTTGCCCGGAGTCTGGCCGGCCTTTGACGACCACAGACAGCTGCATTTTCAGGAGGGCCTTTTTCCGATTCAATCCGGTACGAGAGGATGCGGTCGCTATGCTGCTGAGAGACGCGAGGGGATTCGCTACATCGACGCCGAAGGACGAGTTATGGTCCGGGCGCCCCGCGATGCGATTATCGGACGGCACTTTCACGAAAATTACGCCGTTATTACCGTTCCGGATGACACCCCCGGGGATCATATCAGGGAAAGGCACATCCTTCTGGAACGCTCTGGCGGGACAAGATCGGGCGATTTCTATTACCCTTCAGACGTCAGAGAAGGCCATTTTACGGCCTGCACGGAAGTGACCATTGAGCCCACACTGGGTTCATGGGTCTGCAAGTGGAATATGTATTCTCGATTTAGCGCTCATATGGAGAAGAAGGGCCGCGTGAATGATTACTCTGAAAAGCAGGGTTGTTCTCAGGATCTATATGAATGGTCTACCGGCGGGATGCAGCCGCTATACGGCTACAAGTCCTGCTCCACAGACAGAGTCGTAATCCCGGCTCAGTTCAGCTCTGCCGGACCTTTTATGAACGGTTATGCTCGAGTAAAGCTAAAGGAAGGCCAATGGGCTCTGATTGACATGACAGGCCGAATACGATGGCAACCTGAAAGGTAG